A region of Elusimicrobiota bacterium DNA encodes the following proteins:
- the trpS gene encoding tryptophan--tRNA ligase, with protein sequence MPDRREVVVSGMRPTGRLHIGHSWGALKNWVSLQDRYDCYFFVADWHMLTTGYSDTSALQDNIREMVLDWLAAGLDPAKCVIFKQSDVSEHAELAVLLGMVTPLSWLENNPTWKEQLQELSKTKLSKAADGEDHKASEGEAAAKSEIRTFGFLGYPVLQAADILLYKGGRVPVGQDQLPHVELSREIARKFNHIYGPVLSEPQPLLTQTPKVPGCDGRKMSKSYGNAVNIYETADSLKAKVMSMYTDPQKLRKDTPGHPDPCPENPPGCAVYALHKLYTQDWEKIGEECRAGRLGCVADKKSLLQSLDGPFAEFRKAREGYAAKPEKVDEILAEGARKASAVAKSTLEQVRRAMRLR encoded by the coding sequence ATGCCAGACCGCCGGGAAGTCGTGGTCTCCGGGATGCGGCCCACCGGCCGTCTGCACATCGGCCACTCTTGGGGCGCGCTCAAGAACTGGGTCTCCCTGCAAGACCGCTACGACTGCTACTTCTTCGTGGCGGACTGGCACATGCTCACCACTGGCTACTCGGACACCTCGGCCCTTCAAGATAATATTCGCGAGATGGTGCTCGATTGGCTGGCCGCCGGCCTCGATCCCGCCAAATGCGTCATCTTCAAGCAGTCCGACGTGTCCGAGCACGCGGAGCTCGCGGTCCTGCTCGGCATGGTGACCCCGTTGTCCTGGCTGGAGAATAATCCCACATGGAAGGAACAGCTCCAGGAGCTGTCCAAGACCAAGCTGAGCAAGGCGGCCGACGGGGAGGACCACAAGGCGTCTGAGGGCGAGGCGGCCGCCAAGTCCGAGATCCGCACCTTCGGTTTCTTGGGCTATCCGGTCCTGCAGGCCGCGGACATCCTGCTCTACAAGGGCGGTCGCGTGCCGGTCGGCCAGGACCAACTCCCGCATGTCGAGCTCTCCCGCGAGATCGCGCGCAAATTCAACCACATCTACGGTCCCGTGCTCTCCGAGCCCCAGCCCTTGCTGACCCAGACTCCCAAGGTCCCTGGCTGCGACGGCCGCAAGATGTCCAAGTCCTACGGCAACGCCGTGAACATCTACGAGACCGCGGACTCGCTCAAAGCCAAGGTCATGTCCATGTACACGGACCCGCAGAAGCTCCGCAAGGACACTCCCGGCCATCCCGATCCTTGCCCCGAGAACCCTCCCGGCTGCGCGGTCTACGCTCTGCACAAGCTCTACACCCAGGACTGGGAGAAGATTGGCGAGGAATGCCGCGCCGGCCGCTTGGGCTGCGTGGCCGACAAGAAGAGCCTGCTTCAGTCCCTGGACGGCCCCTTCGCCGAGTTCCGCAAGGCCCGGGAAGGCTACGCCGCCAAGCCCGAGAAAGTCGACGAGATACTGGCCGAGGGCGCCCGCAAAGCCTCGGCCGTCGCCAAGTCCACTTTGGAGCAGGTCCGCCGCGCCATGAGGCTGAGATGA
- a CDS encoding peptidoglycan DD-metalloendopeptidase family protein codes for MDRIVLARLGLAAALLWTFPGVASGQLEEKRRDLIRIQKEYEKVKSDLDEYRRQESALNRDLHKLESHDADTRRRIGGIRRNIHEAEQRRVGLRSHLGALNLASGFWTAARDRELRAYVVALAAREEAWGGADLWAEAFRRAVLLDKARIVSSLLGYRHKTEAAVEAARHSAVELRGRSRRAEAEAAQVREEYGRKQAAVAAARGQVQAAEKRARELEETKRALTELLSRLGAAKRYDRQGPTRLELPRNSLPWPVDGTVARPFGRQRNAELNTWVIRQGVTFATKPGAPVGAVGAGRVIYSGPFRSYGKVVIVDHGGGFFSIYGELGDIQKAKGAPVEVGEAVGTAGGEAGKGVVYLELRRGTEALDPMSWLQKKS; via the coding sequence ATGGACCGCATCGTTCTGGCGCGCCTGGGCCTGGCCGCGGCCTTGCTCTGGACTTTCCCGGGCGTCGCGTCGGGCCAGCTGGAAGAGAAGCGTCGGGACCTCATCCGCATCCAGAAGGAGTATGAGAAGGTGAAATCCGACCTGGATGAGTATCGCCGCCAGGAATCTGCGCTCAACCGCGACCTGCATAAGCTGGAGAGCCACGACGCGGACACCCGCCGCCGCATCGGCGGCATCCGGAGGAACATCCACGAAGCCGAGCAGAGGCGGGTGGGGCTCAGATCGCACCTCGGCGCCCTGAACCTCGCTTCGGGATTCTGGACGGCGGCGCGAGACCGCGAGCTGCGCGCTTACGTCGTGGCCTTGGCCGCCCGTGAGGAGGCCTGGGGGGGCGCGGACCTGTGGGCCGAGGCCTTCCGTCGCGCGGTGCTCCTGGACAAGGCCCGCATCGTCTCCAGTCTCCTGGGCTACCGCCACAAGACCGAGGCCGCCGTCGAAGCCGCGCGGCACTCGGCGGTGGAGCTCCGGGGCCGTAGCCGCCGGGCCGAGGCGGAGGCCGCTCAAGTCCGGGAGGAGTACGGACGCAAGCAGGCGGCCGTGGCCGCGGCTCGGGGCCAGGTGCAGGCGGCCGAGAAGCGCGCCCGGGAGCTCGAGGAGACCAAGCGCGCCCTGACCGAGCTGCTCTCCCGCCTCGGCGCGGCCAAGCGCTATGACCGGCAGGGCCCCACCCGCCTGGAGCTGCCCCGCAATTCCCTGCCCTGGCCGGTGGACGGCACCGTGGCGCGGCCTTTCGGCCGGCAGCGCAATGCGGAACTCAACACCTGGGTCATCCGCCAGGGAGTCACCTTCGCGACGAAGCCCGGGGCCCCCGTGGGCGCGGTCGGAGCCGGCCGGGTGATCTACTCCGGGCCCTTCCGGTCCTACGGCAAAGTGGTCATCGTCGACCATGGCGGCGGGTTCTTCAGCATCTACGGCGAACTGGGCGACATCCAGAAAGCCAAGGGCGCGCCGGTCGAAGTCGGCGAGGCCGTCGGCACGGCCGGCGGGGAGGCGGGCAAGGGCGTGGTCTATCTGGAACTGCGTCGCGGGACCGAGGCCCTGGACCCCATGTCCTGGCTCCAGAAGAAATCATAG
- a CDS encoding segregation/condensation protein A, with protein MSHQVHLEMFEGPLDLLLFLVKRDDLDINNIPLAHITHEYLAYIDLMKELNLDLAGEFLVMAATLIGIKARALLPSHPGEEEETGPDPTAELKAKLLEYQKFKEAAKFLEKRADEFKDVFYRGVPTFDESQKNLDLNLFDLLGSLREILERAKHETREVVGEEFPIEEKMAKIMFLLESRPALSWVEIFSDERKRRGILACFLAMLELVKMEKVFVRQEGNLGPIMVYKKEVRVDVPDASIAPAG; from the coding sequence ATGAGCCACCAAGTCCATCTGGAGATGTTCGAGGGGCCGCTCGACCTGCTCCTGTTCCTGGTCAAGCGGGACGACCTCGACATCAACAACATCCCCCTTGCCCACATCACGCACGAGTACCTGGCCTATATCGACCTGATGAAGGAACTCAACCTCGACTTGGCCGGCGAGTTCCTGGTCATGGCCGCGACCTTGATCGGCATCAAGGCGCGGGCCCTCCTGCCCAGCCATCCCGGCGAGGAGGAGGAGACCGGCCCGGATCCGACCGCCGAGCTCAAGGCCAAGCTCCTGGAGTACCAGAAGTTCAAGGAGGCGGCCAAGTTCCTGGAGAAGCGCGCCGACGAGTTCAAGGACGTCTTCTACCGGGGCGTGCCCACTTTCGACGAGTCGCAGAAGAATCTGGACCTGAACCTCTTCGACCTGCTCGGCAGCCTCCGCGAGATCCTCGAGCGCGCCAAGCATGAGACCCGCGAGGTGGTCGGCGAGGAGTTCCCCATCGAGGAGAAGATGGCCAAGATCATGTTCCTCCTCGAGAGCCGGCCCGCGCTCAGCTGGGTGGAGATCTTCTCCGACGAGCGCAAGCGGCGGGGCATACTCGCCTGCTTCCTGGCCATGCTCGAACTCGTCAAGATGGAGAAGGTCTTCGTGCGCCAAGAGGGGAATCTCGGCCCCATCATGGTCTACAAAAAGGAGGTCCGCGTCGATGTCCCAGACGCCAGCATCGCCCCTGCCGGATGA
- a CDS encoding CpXC domain-containing protein, translating into MSIKGVIEARCPQGCEPFEAEVWSFINGDRSPELREAVAAKEMNLLICPACGAAFFADAPYIFFAPAADILFFVFPASFQAEESRWRLKMAEDFKEFKKAMGDKLPLDLEPEICFGPETLGALLSEDDYRGEEVEVMEFVARELGLSLYHVRPGLARRLGIPASLPYAPARKGAGITRANMIAGLETLLAANDRLTAYQSYLGVLRTAADGALPPALR; encoded by the coding sequence ATGTCGATCAAGGGCGTCATCGAGGCGCGCTGTCCCCAGGGCTGCGAGCCCTTCGAGGCCGAGGTCTGGAGCTTCATAAACGGCGACCGCAGCCCGGAGCTGCGCGAGGCCGTGGCGGCCAAGGAGATGAACCTGCTCATCTGCCCCGCCTGCGGCGCCGCCTTCTTCGCGGACGCGCCCTACATCTTCTTCGCACCCGCGGCCGACATCCTGTTCTTCGTCTTCCCGGCGTCCTTCCAGGCCGAGGAGAGCCGCTGGCGGCTCAAGATGGCGGAGGATTTCAAGGAGTTCAAGAAGGCTATGGGCGATAAGCTGCCGTTGGACCTGGAGCCGGAGATCTGCTTCGGGCCGGAGACCTTGGGCGCGCTCCTCAGCGAGGACGACTACCGCGGCGAGGAGGTCGAGGTGATGGAGTTCGTGGCGCGGGAACTGGGCCTCTCCCTCTATCATGTGCGGCCCGGCCTGGCCCGGAGATTGGGCATCCCCGCGTCCTTGCCCTACGCTCCCGCCAGGAAGGGCGCAGGGATCACCCGCGCCAACATGATCGCCGGCCTGGAGACGCTGCTCGCGGCCAACGACCGCCTGACCGCCTACCAATCCTATCTCGGCGTCTTGCGCACCGCGGCCGACGGCGCGCTGCCTCCGGCCCTACGCTGA
- a CDS encoding lytic murein transglycosylase: protein MESGSGPKALLLVAAAAGLSALAWYSQRGPRRLGPPGIGAVLVAQGRPQPRSAGASAAAVSVPPSGEDPRVGYPEAVDAPALEPPPPGEGRPFRAGLRTPAFRLAGLDSGFTAGSSARYLPAGPSAQASPGAPTAAPRGAVVPRGAAAPARDAGEPPREGDSRRERLALEAETAGLSKDERLSAKVAGVLAAARDLKIVGDSGQVMQDEPHLAAAILQQIDADRKVDEGVRGALAQLQASGRPVTPLERQRAAAAVLEASGRSAQDEDADLALARADIPPAAAVAPAAYAAAAQQVVANPPDPATRAEILKHVDEPRPAPRAPPPRGALDAYQKNRTVFDRALKEYGVQPQHILGILGVETSFGHNTGGHPLRDTLLTLSGQLGSNGRPTSRALQAQRDLAALTRLTAQGDLGDLKPTQVRGSWAGAMGVPQFLPTSWEAYARDADGGGRDPFSFPDSVLSVANYLNRHGYAGDVSRSIYGYNHSQQYVDKVLGLSAQIKAGLP from the coding sequence ATGGAGTCCGGATCGGGCCCCAAGGCCCTGCTCTTGGTCGCGGCCGCCGCAGGCTTGAGCGCTCTCGCCTGGTACTCCCAGCGCGGCCCCAGGAGGCTGGGACCGCCCGGCATCGGCGCGGTGTTGGTCGCGCAGGGCCGGCCGCAGCCGCGGAGCGCGGGCGCGTCGGCCGCCGCCGTGAGCGTGCCGCCCTCAGGGGAAGACCCGCGCGTCGGATATCCCGAGGCCGTCGACGCGCCTGCCTTGGAGCCCCCGCCTCCTGGAGAAGGGCGGCCGTTCCGGGCCGGCCTCCGAACTCCGGCGTTTCGTCTCGCGGGCTTGGACTCCGGCTTCACCGCCGGCTCCTCCGCCCGTTATCTCCCGGCGGGACCCTCGGCCCAAGCTTCCCCGGGTGCGCCAACCGCCGCCCCACGAGGCGCCGTCGTGCCGCGGGGCGCCGCCGCCCCGGCCCGGGACGCCGGCGAGCCCCCGCGTGAGGGGGACAGCCGCCGCGAGCGTCTGGCCTTGGAGGCGGAGACAGCCGGGCTCTCCAAGGACGAACGTTTGTCTGCCAAGGTCGCCGGCGTGCTGGCCGCGGCGCGGGACCTGAAGATCGTCGGAGACTCCGGTCAGGTCATGCAGGACGAGCCGCATCTCGCCGCCGCGATCCTGCAGCAGATCGACGCCGACCGAAAGGTGGACGAGGGCGTGCGCGGTGCGCTGGCGCAGCTGCAGGCCTCCGGCCGGCCGGTGACGCCGCTGGAGCGCCAGCGGGCCGCGGCTGCGGTGCTCGAGGCCAGCGGCCGCAGCGCGCAGGACGAGGACGCGGACCTGGCCTTGGCGCGCGCCGACATCCCGCCCGCTGCGGCCGTCGCGCCCGCCGCCTACGCCGCGGCCGCGCAGCAGGTCGTGGCCAATCCTCCCGACCCGGCGACCCGCGCCGAGATCCTCAAGCACGTAGACGAACCGCGGCCCGCGCCGCGCGCGCCGCCGCCCCGCGGGGCCCTGGACGCCTATCAGAAGAACCGCACGGTCTTCGACCGCGCGCTGAAGGAATACGGCGTCCAGCCCCAGCATATCCTGGGCATCCTCGGCGTGGAGACCAGCTTCGGCCACAACACGGGAGGCCACCCCCTGCGCGACACCTTGCTCACGCTGTCCGGCCAGCTCGGTTCCAACGGGCGCCCCACCAGCCGCGCCCTCCAAGCCCAGCGCGATCTGGCCGCCCTGACGCGGCTGACGGCCCAAGGGGATCTTGGGGACTTGAAGCCGACGCAGGTCCGCGGCTCCTGGGCCGGCGCCATGGGCGTGCCGCAGTTCCTCCCCACCAGCTGGGAGGCCTACGCCCGCGACGCCGACGGCGGCGGCCGCGACCCCTTCAGCTTCCCCGACTCCGTGCTCTCCGTGGCCAACTACCTCAACCGCCACGGCTACGCCGGCGACGTGTCCCGCTCCATCTACGGCTACAACCACTCCCAGCAATACGTGGACAAGGTCCTCGGCCTCTCGGCCCAGATCAAGGCCGGTCTGCCCTGA
- a CDS encoding glycogen/starch synthase, which produces MKILLAASEAFPFCKTGGLADVVGALSQKLGAAGHDVVLFLPKYRVVESAALQGGMSHPLDVPFGASSVAVALRFMQWRSVSVQFIDSPSLYDRDGLYGVDGRDHPDNDLRYAVFCRAVLEGAKAMGFKPDVIHLHDWQTALIAPYLKTLYAQDPFFSAAATVLTIHNIAYQGVFPARSFIQAGFARTDIRKAKTAKGYSFLKAGLADADWLTTVSPTYARELQTPSGGHGLQGLLRRRRDRLVGILNGLDLDCWNPERDSCLAQRYSLGDRKGKAACKNWFLADCGLKAAAGVPLVGMVARLDRQKGWDIALQALAPRLRRCRFVGVGEGEPSLVKTVAGWARRHSGAARFRCGYDEDLAHRLYAAADILLMPSRFEPCGLGQLIAMRYGCVPVVTRTGGLRDTVTEGLNGFTAKPGDARDFGRALGRALDACAGPSWAELTQAGMSGDFSWNRSVRSYLDLFKRATAERRAPEAP; this is translated from the coding sequence ATGAAGATACTCCTGGCCGCCAGCGAGGCCTTCCCCTTCTGCAAGACCGGCGGGCTGGCGGACGTGGTCGGCGCCTTGAGCCAGAAGCTCGGCGCCGCCGGGCACGACGTCGTGCTCTTCCTGCCCAAGTACCGGGTCGTGGAGTCCGCGGCGCTGCAGGGCGGCATGTCTCATCCCCTGGACGTCCCCTTCGGCGCCAGTTCCGTGGCGGTCGCGCTGCGCTTCATGCAGTGGCGCTCGGTCTCCGTGCAGTTCATCGACTCTCCGTCCCTGTACGACCGCGACGGCCTCTACGGCGTGGACGGCCGCGACCACCCGGACAACGACCTGCGCTACGCCGTGTTCTGCCGGGCCGTGCTCGAAGGCGCCAAAGCCATGGGCTTCAAGCCGGATGTCATCCACCTCCACGATTGGCAGACGGCCCTGATCGCCCCCTACCTCAAGACCCTCTACGCCCAAGACCCCTTCTTCTCCGCCGCCGCCACGGTCCTCACCATCCACAACATCGCCTACCAAGGCGTGTTCCCGGCCCGGAGCTTCATCCAGGCTGGCTTCGCGAGGACGGACATCCGGAAAGCCAAGACCGCGAAGGGCTACAGCTTCCTCAAAGCCGGTCTGGCCGACGCGGACTGGCTGACCACGGTCAGCCCCACCTACGCCCGCGAGCTGCAGACCCCGTCCGGAGGCCACGGCCTGCAGGGCCTGCTGCGCCGCCGCCGGGACCGGCTGGTCGGCATACTCAACGGCCTTGACCTCGACTGCTGGAATCCGGAGCGGGACTCCTGCCTGGCCCAGCGCTATTCCCTGGGAGACCGGAAGGGAAAGGCGGCCTGCAAGAACTGGTTCCTGGCCGATTGCGGCCTGAAGGCTGCGGCGGGCGTCCCCCTCGTGGGGATGGTCGCCCGGCTCGACCGCCAGAAAGGCTGGGACATCGCCCTGCAAGCCCTGGCGCCGCGTCTGCGGCGGTGCCGCTTCGTGGGCGTGGGGGAGGGCGAGCCCTCCTTGGTCAAGACCGTGGCCGGCTGGGCGCGCCGCCACAGCGGCGCGGCCCGCTTTCGCTGCGGCTACGACGAGGATCTGGCGCACCGTCTCTACGCCGCGGCGGACATCCTGCTCATGCCTTCGCGCTTCGAACCTTGCGGGCTGGGGCAGCTCATCGCCATGCGCTACGGCTGCGTGCCGGTGGTCACGCGCACGGGCGGCCTGCGCGACACCGTCACCGAGGGACTCAACGGCTTCACGGCCAAGCCGGGCGATGCGCGGGACTTCGGCCGGGCCTTGGGCCGCGCCTTGGACGCCTGCGCGGGCCCGTCCTGGGCCGAGCTCACGCAAGCGGGGATGAGCGGCGACTTCTCCTGGAACCGCTCCGTGCGCAGTTACTTGGATCTCTTCAAGCGTGCCACGGCGGAGCGCCGCGCGCCGGAGGCGCCGTGA
- the scpB gene encoding SMC-Scp complex subunit ScpB — MSQTPASPLPDDELKGQLETLLFITDHPLSLDELRKLTKVKDTARLGALVGAIRQNLEDRKSALQVLEVAGGFQMATRPTHGDLVRKLFAERMTMRLSTAAHETLAIIAYKQPLTRAEIEEIRGVEVIAALETLLEKRLIKVVGRKESVGRPLLYGTTADFMRHFGLRSLEDLPSIDDFQAPENPAPPEVAAAPVPEPQAGEPAPEPQPAEPVAEPEPEAPAEPAAPIWPADDASSEPPQEKAPEP, encoded by the coding sequence ATGTCCCAGACGCCAGCATCGCCCCTGCCGGATGATGAGCTCAAGGGCCAGCTCGAGACCCTGCTCTTCATCACCGACCACCCGCTGAGTCTCGACGAGCTGCGCAAGCTCACCAAGGTCAAGGATACCGCCCGCCTGGGCGCTTTGGTGGGGGCTATCCGTCAGAACCTGGAGGACCGGAAGTCCGCCCTCCAGGTCCTGGAAGTCGCCGGAGGCTTCCAGATGGCCACCCGGCCGACCCACGGCGACCTGGTGCGCAAGCTCTTCGCCGAGAGGATGACCATGCGCCTTTCCACCGCGGCGCACGAGACCTTGGCCATCATCGCCTACAAGCAGCCCCTCACCCGCGCCGAGATCGAGGAGATCCGCGGGGTGGAGGTCATCGCGGCCTTGGAGACGCTCCTGGAGAAGCGCCTCATCAAGGTCGTGGGACGCAAGGAGAGCGTGGGGCGGCCGCTGCTCTACGGGACCACGGCCGACTTCATGCGCCACTTCGGCTTGCGCAGCCTTGAGGACCTGCCGTCCATCGACGATTTCCAGGCCCCGGAGAATCCTGCTCCCCCCGAGGTCGCCGCGGCTCCCGTGCCGGAGCCGCAGGCCGGCGAGCCCGCTCCCGAGCCGCAGCCCGCCGAACCGGTCGCCGAGCCGGAGCCGGAAGCGCCCGCTGAGCCCGCCGCCCCCATCTGGCCTGCGGATGATGCGTCGTCGGAACCTCCCCAGGAGAAGGCTCCGGAGCCGTGA
- a CDS encoding PIN domain-containing protein produces MKIFVDTSAFIALEDRSDVLHPRAKRFYETLTSADRLLTSNYVVDETITRLRYCVGCEAALAFADIILKSRLCSISYVDADLERAALQVMSRYKDKRLSFTDCVSMALMAELKADAVFAFDEDFAKAGFRMVPGA; encoded by the coding sequence GTGAAGATTTTCGTAGACACCAGCGCCTTCATCGCCCTGGAAGACCGCTCGGACGTCCTGCACCCGCGGGCCAAACGCTTCTACGAGACCCTGACTTCGGCGGACCGGCTTTTGACCAGCAACTACGTGGTAGACGAGACCATCACCAGGCTGCGCTACTGCGTCGGCTGCGAGGCGGCCCTGGCCTTCGCCGACATCATCCTCAAGAGCCGCCTCTGCTCCATCTCTTATGTGGACGCGGACCTGGAGCGCGCCGCGCTCCAGGTCATGAGCAGATACAAGGACAAGAGGCTGAGCTTCACGGACTGCGTTTCCATGGCCCTCATGGCGGAGCTCAAAGCGGACGCGGTCTTCGCTTTTGACGAGGATTTCGCCAAAGCCGGATTCCGGATGGTCCCCGGCGCTTAA
- a CDS encoding permease-like cell division protein FtsX, producing MNPALRRSLTFALAAMAGLAGESLLLVRTQVFRFENLLREDFRVLMFLKNDLPESQAKILEDKLLGLSEVSEARFVSRDAALADLRRDDPELVDSVTWMGDNPLRPAFEVRPAPAALGRFEEWLASVRGVADWADLRYRSGQVRAILQAQLYGHYLSLILSSLLCLACAALAAVLWWARWPGAARPAAAVAPAGVGAAVGLALALAAAWPARQYLPWWEMPAAGSQFAVWAAAALAAGLFSPP from the coding sequence ATGAACCCCGCCCTGCGCCGGTCTTTGACCTTCGCCCTCGCGGCCATGGCCGGCCTGGCCGGCGAGAGCCTGCTCCTGGTGCGCACTCAGGTCTTCCGATTCGAGAACCTTTTGCGGGAGGATTTCCGGGTCTTGATGTTCCTTAAGAATGACTTGCCGGAGAGCCAGGCGAAGATCCTGGAGGACAAGCTCCTGGGCCTGTCCGAGGTCAGCGAGGCGCGCTTCGTCTCCCGCGACGCCGCTCTGGCGGACCTGCGCCGGGATGACCCGGAATTGGTGGACTCCGTCACCTGGATGGGGGACAATCCCCTGCGCCCCGCTTTCGAGGTGCGTCCCGCCCCCGCGGCCTTGGGGCGGTTCGAGGAATGGCTGGCGAGCGTCCGCGGCGTCGCCGACTGGGCGGATCTGCGCTACCGGTCGGGCCAAGTCCGCGCCATCCTGCAGGCCCAGCTCTACGGCCATTACCTGAGCCTCATCTTGAGTTCTTTGCTCTGCCTGGCCTGCGCGGCCCTGGCCGCGGTCCTCTGGTGGGCGCGTTGGCCCGGTGCTGCTCGGCCGGCGGCGGCCGTGGCTCCGGCCGGAGTCGGGGCTGCGGTCGGCTTGGCCTTGGCCCTGGCTGCGGCCTGGCCCGCGCGCCAGTACCTGCCCTGGTGGGAGATGCCGGCAGCCGGATCCCAGTTCGCCGTATGGGCCGCGGCCGCGCTGGCGGCCGGGCTTTTCTCCCCACCCTAG
- a CDS encoding ribbon-helix-helix protein, CopG family: MKYTATNIRLPEKTLEALKIRAAKERKSLAQLVRDAIELAYHIGCDEKTVDPKKDPFQRLIGACESGLTDGAVRHDRDIYGDAA; the protein is encoded by the coding sequence GTGAAATACACAGCCACTAACATCCGCCTTCCTGAGAAGACTTTGGAGGCGCTAAAGATCAGGGCCGCCAAGGAGCGCAAGAGCCTGGCCCAGCTGGTCCGCGACGCCATTGAATTGGCCTACCACATCGGGTGCGATGAAAAGACCGTGGACCCCAAAAAGGACCCCTTCCAACGGCTGATCGGCGCATGCGAGAGCGGCCTGACCGACGGCGCCGTGCGCCATGACCGGGACATCTACGGCGACGCCGCGTGA
- a CDS encoding aldo/keto reductase — translation MEKRALGSSGLEIGVLALGTMGWGSDWMGSTPVDEKTARSLLDFALDSGVNLIDTADIYGYGAAETMLGRILGKRRQRVLLATKVRWQMDPDNPASGGLSKRRIRAALDASLKRLKTDYLDIYMPHAPDNRVPLEETLGALAAAVKAGKVKVLGCSNFPGAQWRQALAASAAKAWPRCECDQVEYSLVARSADGDVLPVAGAEKVSVIAWSPLAGGYLTGKYLEPGQRPKGRRQDPSKAFPPLDEKRYGGVVRVLITVAKQEATTPSAAALSWVLSRPGIAAAVVGASSLMQLREDLALKTLSPKSLGFIDQASILCSRAPGPKGLSTPGTFVQL, via the coding sequence ATGGAGAAGCGGGCTTTAGGCAGCTCGGGTCTTGAAATCGGCGTGCTGGCCTTGGGCACCATGGGCTGGGGCTCGGACTGGATGGGCTCCACCCCCGTAGATGAGAAGACCGCGCGCAGCCTGCTCGACTTCGCGCTCGACTCCGGCGTCAACCTCATCGACACCGCGGACATCTACGGCTACGGCGCGGCCGAGACCATGCTCGGCCGCATCCTCGGCAAGAGGCGCCAGAGAGTCCTCCTGGCGACCAAGGTCCGCTGGCAGATGGATCCGGACAACCCCGCCTCCGGAGGCCTTTCCAAGAGGCGCATCAGAGCCGCCCTCGACGCCAGCCTCAAGCGCCTCAAGACCGACTATCTGGACATCTACATGCCCCATGCCCCGGACAACAGGGTGCCGTTGGAGGAGACCTTGGGAGCCTTGGCCGCCGCGGTCAAGGCCGGCAAGGTCAAAGTCCTGGGCTGCTCGAATTTCCCCGGCGCCCAGTGGCGCCAAGCCCTGGCCGCTTCCGCGGCCAAGGCTTGGCCGCGTTGCGAATGCGATCAAGTGGAGTACAGTCTCGTGGCGCGCTCAGCCGACGGCGACGTCCTGCCCGTGGCCGGGGCCGAGAAAGTCTCGGTCATCGCTTGGAGCCCCTTGGCCGGCGGCTACCTCACCGGCAAGTATCTTGAGCCGGGCCAACGTCCCAAGGGCCGCAGGCAGGATCCGTCCAAGGCCTTCCCGCCCTTGGACGAGAAACGATACGGCGGCGTGGTCCGGGTGCTCATCACCGTGGCCAAGCAGGAGGCGACGACGCCTTCGGCCGCGGCCCTGTCTTGGGTGCTCTCCCGGCCCGGCATCGCCGCCGCGGTCGTGGGCGCCAGCAGCCTCATGCAGCTCCGTGAAGACCTCGCGCTCAAGACCCTCTCGCCCAAGTCCTTGGGGTTCATCGACCAGGCCTCGATTTTGTGCTCGCGGGCTCCTGGGCCCAAAGGCCTATCAACGCCTGGGACCTTTGTCCAATTGTAG